The genomic DNA GCGGGACATTCATTCTGTTCACCTCTCTATGGTAAAAGGGACCGACCGCGGATGGTCGGTCCCTTTATTTAACTTATCGTAAAAAGTCCATCAAGGTCGGCTGCATGATTCTTGCCCCGACACTGAGTGCTGCACGGTGGACACTTTCTTGTGATTTTAAATCAGTGATGACCCGTTCAATTTCAGCATCTTCATTATCAGACATGATACGCTTTGCCATCGTTTCCTGTTGAGAAAGGCGGTCATCCACCATTTCTAAACGGTTATATCGGGCACCTAGATCAGAACGTTCAGAAGATAGGTTGCCAATAACAGAGTCTAATTGTTCCAACATACTGTCAAGGTCAGCTCCGTCTGTCGATTCTATTGCTTTTTCAATGGAATGAAGCGTATCAAACATTTCCTGATTGAATACCTTCCCTGGTGTAACGTTCGCCTTTAAAGTAACACCTGGCGACACTTCAACGATGTAGTCCCCTATTGCGGCAGTGCCTAGATTGTCGGCCACTTGTGGCGCACTTCCATCTGCTGGCGCTTTATCCTTGATTGGAGATTTATTCACGTCTGTCCCGTGATAAATATAACGACTGCCGACTTTCGTCTCAGCGATAGTGACCATATCCTGCTTGATTTGGCCAATTTCAGCTGCAACCGCTTTTTTGTCGTCTTCAGACAGAGTACCGTTCTTCCCCTGGAGAACAAGCTCTCGAACACGCTGGAGTCCCTGATTTGCCTGTTCCAGACCTGCCTCCGAATTATCCATCCACAAATACAATTCAGACAAATTCCGCTTATACTGCTCCACTCCACTTACATTGGAGCGGTAGAACATCCCCTTCATAGCGACAACCGGATCGTCTGAGGGACGGGTGATTTTTTTACCGGTGGAGAGCTGATCCTGGAGCTGGCCCATCCGGCTGTAAGAGGAGCTGAGATTCCTCATTGAGTTGTTGGTCAGCATGCTTTGGGTTACGCGCATGGTTCATTCACCTGCTTATCTTCCAACGGTTCCCATGCCGTTGATGATTTTGTCGAGCATTTCGTCCTGGAGGGTGATCATCCGGGCAGAGGCGTTGTAGGCGTGCTGGAATTTGATCATATCGGTCATTTCTTCGTCAAGGGAAACACCGCTTACGGACATGCGGCGTTCGTCCACGGAAGAACGCAGGACATTTGAGTTCTTGGCAAGCTTGACGGACTCCTGGGATTCAACCGCCATTTTGCCGATGACGGATTCAAAGTGCCCTTGGAAGGAGGACTCTTTTTCGCCGTATGGCAGCTTTGTAGTAGTGATGAGATCAGCCAGTTTTTGAACATTGGAGGTATCACCTGCTGTCGGATTTCCGGTTCCGGCTGTGGCGATATTATCAGGGTTGCTCATTTCATCCGCGATCTGGATCCGCTGGGCGAAGCCTTCTTTATTTACGTCTTCAAGGTCCGCACCAGGGGCCTTTCCATCCTTAAAGAATTTCGGCGTAGTCGACTCAAAGTTTTCAGGATCGAAGTTCGGATCTTCCATCTGCGCCACTGTGAGCCCTTGCTGATGCTGTTCATTGAATGCTTTTGCGAATACATAGGCCATATTGTCAAGCTCATCGAGCATCGCCACATAGGATCCCGTAGCTTTGCCGTCTTTGTTGGTATAGCCATAAGAGTCGATTATTCCGCGCAGTTTCCCTTCACCTTGGCTGAGGAAGCTGTTGATATCAAGGGTTTGATTGCCGATTTTCACAGAGTCGACGGATTCTTGAGGTCCTTTGGTCGAAAGGGAGAGTTCATTCACACCGGCTTTATCCACCAGTTTGATGGCGAAATCCCCATCTTTCCCAACGAGACTCACAGATACCGAGCCTTCTGCTATAGCAGAGGAAGCTCCTCCATTCGACTGATAGCTTGTCTTGATTGGCACAAGGGTTGAGAGTTGATCCAATAGGCGATCACGCTCATCGTAGAGATCATTCGGAAGATAGCCGTGTGGTTCTACTTCAGCAATCTGCTTGTTCACTTGATCGATCTGCCTTGTGAGGGAATTGATTTGCTTTTCAGTCACGGCCAGTTCATTTTGAAGGTCTTTTCTAACGCTTGTCAGTGAGGTGGACAAATAGTTAAAGGTTTCTGCCACGGCTTTTCCGCGCTGAATGACAACGGACCTTGCACCTGTATTGGAGGTGTCACTCGCCAAATCCTGAAGGGACTTCCAGAAAGAGTCCATTGTACTGGACAATCCTGATTCAGAAGGCTCGTTCATGATTTCTTCCATCTTCTGCATGGATTCCATCTTGTTTTCCCAGTATCCGAGTTTATTGTTTTCATTGCGGTATTGAAGGTCAAGGAAGGAGTCCCTTACGCGCTGGATTGAACCCGCTTCGACTCCTGTCCCCAGCTGTCCGGGAATCCTGGGACTGTTAAAGCCCGGGGATGGGAAAGCTTCAGTTGGGTTGAAGTTCACGCGTTGTCGGGAATAGCCCGGTGTGTTGGCATTTGAAATATTATGTCCGGTCGTGTAAAGGGCCCCCTGCTGGGTGTACATGCCCCGTTTGGCTGTTTCAAGGCCCATGAATGTGGATCGCATCTTGATGCCTCCGTTTCTGATCTATGCTTTGGAATCAAACAAAGACCGGCTCGGCGCCGGGACTTTATTCTCATCGTTCGGTCTTGTATAGTTGGTCCGCTCATCTTTCGGCTGCAGAGCCGACAAACTCATATTCACAAATTGAAGAGATTGATAGACGAGCTTTTGATTGAGTTCATTTTGCTCTTTTAATTCTGTAATGACGGCGGTCAGCTTCCTGTGCCAATCGGAGAGTTCTTCTTTCTCTTCTTGGGGAGCCGTTTCCATGCACTGTAAAAGGGTCGGGGGCTCATCAAATGATCGACCATTCGATTCAGTATATTGCTTTGAATGGATTTGACGATCATTCTCTACCGTCTGAATGGCGGCAAGATGTCGTTGTTCATCTTTTAATAGGCCATCCAATTGGTCCATCTCACTCGCCTTGATGATGTTGGTTTTTCGTTTGGAGAGGTCGAGGAGGCTCATATGCAGTTTATGGAGTCTGTCTAATGTTGTGGTTAAGGCATTGAGTGACATGGTGATCCCCTTTCCTATTATTCTCCGTGGTAGAATTGCTTCAGGCTTTTGGCGATGGACCCTGCCTGGATCGTATAGTTTCCACTCTGTACCTGTTCTTTCAATGCGTCTACTTTCACTTGGCGATCTTTTTCCAATTTGGACACTTCCTGCATCTCTTTAGCCCGTGAAGAAATTTCCACCTTATCTGAAGGAGCGCTTCCCCCTTTGGCAGATTGGTCGGCTTTGTTTTGTTGTTGCTTATATGCCTGGATATTGTAGTTCCCGATCTGATTAATCTTCAAATCCGTCTACCTCCTTTTTCCGTTCTTTCCGAGTCTTATAGTAAGTATATCGGATGATTGAGAGGTTTGTTTAGTGATAGGATATGGTTCATTTTTCCTTTCTGCGGGTGTAGTACGTATGACCTGATTCTTTGAGGGTTTGCTTCCATTGTTCGTCTGATTCGTGCTGTTTAAGGTCTTGGATGAGGGACGTTTGGCACCCTTCGCAGATCCGTGCACTGTGGATGATCTTGCCGCACCGGTCGCAAGGGTAGCCCATATTCGGGAATTGTCTTGACTGGATGCGACCTTTTCTTACCCAATTATGAAGGAGTTCTTCCTCTACACCAGTGACATCGACGACGCGTGCGATGGACGCGGCCCGGTTTTCGCGTTTTTTCAGGAAACGGATGACAGAGTCGAATAGCGTTTCTTCTGCTTTATGGCATGCTTCACACACTTCGCGGAAGCGGGTTTTCATGAATAGCGCGTTACAGCGCGGACAGTTGTTCACTTCTGACATGATTCATTCCTCCGTGTTTGGCAGGTTCCCTTCTTTTATCGGCAGGTTGGGGTAAGGATTTAACCCCTGGCAATCGTGAAGGATGAGACTTCCCTTGAACCCGCTTTTTTCAAGAGGATAGCTGCATGCCTGAGGGTCGTGCCCGTCGTATAGATGTCGTCGATGAGGAGAATCTTCTTGCCTGATAGATTCGTCTCGGAAAGGCGGAATACCTGCGCGCCTGTCATCCGCTCCCGTCTCGTCTTCTTCGATTGCTTTTCGGTGTGGGTCCTCGTGAGGAGGTCATGACAAGGTAGTCCCGCTTCGATCAGGAGGGCCTTTGACTGATTGAATCCGCGCTCGTATAATCGCTCGGGACTTAGAGGAATGGGAACAAAATGATCAGCTTTCGGGATAGCCGTTTGCATAAAAGACGCCAGTGCCTTAGCAAGAACGTAATCTCCTCTGTATTTGTAGCGTGCGAGGACCTCTTTCATGAACTCGTTGTATTGGAATAGGGAGACATTCCGCTCCAACACCCCGTTCCATTCAGGTTTTCGGTTCCACTCCATGCAATCGGAGCAAAGGCCTCCATCCATTCCAGTGCGCGAACAGCCGGGGCAGCCGTCTTCGATCCGCACTAACCCTCTGTCACATTCGTCGCACAAAAGTCTGGTGTCCCTTTGAAATATAGCTCCCCAACTCATTTTTTCATCAAGGGCACCTTCGCAATACAGGCAATCACCTGGCATCAATGAGCCCCCTTTTCCCAGCCTCCCTGTTCATTTCATTGATATGGGCACGGGCTTTGATCATCTCACCGGTCTTGCCGTGGTGAAAGTACACGATATCACCGCCCGGGTGATCGGAACTCCTCCCCACCCGGCCCGAGATTTGCACAAGGGCACTCTCGGTGAAGATGGTTTCTTCTGCCCCGAGGACCGCCACATCAATGCCAGGAATGGTGACTCCCCGTTCCAGGATTGTCGTGGTAAGGAGAATCGGCATCTCAAACTTACGCATCCTCATGACTTTCTCTTTTCGTTTCGGATCTTGGGCATGGACGGACTCGATCAGGGGGTGAATGGCTTTGAACAGGGAGAGCGCTTTGTTCATGATGGCTACGCTGGGGAAAAAGATGAGGGCTGGGGTTGAGGTATGCAATCTTTGCAGCATCCACTTCTTCAGTGGCGGCGGGATCTTTCCTTTTTCCAATGATTTCTGCCAGTTACCACACCAGGCAAAGCGCGGAGAAGGAATGGGGTGACGATGAAAGCGGGCCGGGATCCTGAAGTGGTGTCGCCGTCCTGATCGGCACTCCCGCTGCGTTGCACCATCGGGCGTTGCCGTGAGGTGGATGAGGGATGAGGACGGTTTTCTTGCTTTCTCCACGGCGAACTGAAGGGATGAATCGAAGGAATAGGGAAAGGCATCGACCTCGTCGACGATCATGACATCGAATGCCTCCTTGAACCGAAACAGCTGATGCGTGGTGGTCAGCACGATTTGCCCGAATGACTGGCGTTCCTCGGAACCACCGTACAGGGTGATCAGATCCGTCTCAGGAAACACCTTCTTCAAACGCGGTGAAAGCTCCAGGATCACATCGGTTCTAGGAGTTGCAAGGCAGACGCGCTTACCGCCCCTGATAGCCTCATGGATCCCCTCGAACAGCACCTCCGTCTTCCCGGCACCGCACACGGCCCATATCAGCAGGTCCCGATCCTCTTTCACCGCCGTAACGAGCTCGGTGGATGCTTCCTGTTGCGCAGGCGACAGCGTCCCTTCCCAGGCAAAGAAGACATCCTCTTTCGTACGGGGCGGCGGACCATTCCAGGTCAGGAGGGGTGTGCACTCAGACACCCTCCCCATCATCAGACAGTTCCGGCAATAGCGGCATGACTTCCCGCAGCGGGCGCATTCAAACTCACCAAAACTTCCGCGCGAACCGTTCCCGCAGCGCTGACAAATGCCAGCCTGCACACCAGGACCGTATGATACGTATCCATGACGATAATGCGCATGAACGAGCGCCCCATCGAACAGGATCTCATCCATCAACAAAGCCCTGCCGCAAAGAAGCAGTTGTAAATCTTGAGAATAAGAGAAGGATTCATTAAAAGGAGGAGAAGGGATTGCTGGAAAATCTGAAATACGTAAAGCCTTGGAGTCAGGGTGACCAAATGGGGGAATCGGGGTGATAAAACCATCTTGATCTGTAAAAAGCATGGCTTCATTCCTTTCTATAGGGGATGTAAGAGTAATTCTTCACAGGATCGGCAAACTCCTTTATTTTTAAAGAGGGGCTGTCCCCCTCTGTGCTCACCTTACCCCTGATTCAATCAACAATCTCGGTGGCGATGTGGTCAGCTTCGCCTGTACTCCCAGCGGAACGCTGTAATTAGGCTGACAGTGACCGATTGAGAAGTTCTCGACAACAGGAAAAGGTGCGCCTACAAAGAAATCCTGTAGCACTCTGCGTATCCTTGAATATTCATCCGGTTCCACTTGAAGATTCCCAATCACCACTCCTTGGACGTCATTGAATACTCCTGCCTGATGAAGATGGGTCAGCATCATATCAATTTTGAAGGCAGGTTCCCCGACATCTTCAAGCAGCAGGATCGCTCCCGCAGCATCCACCTGATAAGGAGTACCCAGTCCATTGGTGAGGAGGGTCATATTTCCGCCCACCAAATGCCCCTCTCCTGTACCCTTCGAAATAATATTGAGAGAGGAATGGGACGAGTCGTATACTTGGGGTTCTCCACTAAATAAGGCCTGAAAAGAGGACAAGGTTTCGGCCGTTCGTTGCTCCACATTCAAATCAGATGCGACCATGGGACCATG from Rossellomorea marisflavi includes the following:
- the flgL gene encoding flagellar hook-associated protein FlgL — its product is MRVTQSMLTNNSMRNLSSSYSRMGQLQDQLSTGKKITRPSDDPVVAMKGMFYRSNVSGVEQYKRNLSELYLWMDNSEAGLEQANQGLQRVRELVLQGKNGTLSEDDKKAVAAEIGQIKQDMVTIAETKVGSRYIYHGTDVNKSPIKDKAPADGSAPQVADNLGTAAIGDYIVEVSPGVTLKANVTPGKVFNQEMFDTLHSIEKAIESTDGADLDSMLEQLDSVIGNLSSERSDLGARYNRLEMVDDRLSQQETMAKRIMSDNEDAEIERVITDLKSQESVHRAALSVGARIMQPTLMDFLR
- the flgK gene encoding flagellar hook-associated protein FlgK, which encodes MRSTFMGLETAKRGMYTQQGALYTTGHNISNANTPGYSRQRVNFNPTEAFPSPGFNSPRIPGQLGTGVEAGSIQRVRDSFLDLQYRNENNKLGYWENKMESMQKMEEIMNEPSESGLSSTMDSFWKSLQDLASDTSNTGARSVVIQRGKAVAETFNYLSTSLTSVRKDLQNELAVTEKQINSLTRQIDQVNKQIAEVEPHGYLPNDLYDERDRLLDQLSTLVPIKTSYQSNGGASSAIAEGSVSVSLVGKDGDFAIKLVDKAGVNELSLSTKGPQESVDSVKIGNQTLDINSFLSQGEGKLRGIIDSYGYTNKDGKATGSYVAMLDELDNMAYVFAKAFNEQHQQGLTVAQMEDPNFDPENFESTTPKFFKDGKAPGADLEDVNKEGFAQRIQIADEMSNPDNIATAGTGNPTAGDTSNVQKLADLITTTKLPYGEKESSFQGHFESVIGKMAVESQESVKLAKNSNVLRSSVDERRMSVSGVSLDEEMTDMIKFQHAYNASARMITLQDEMLDKIINGMGTVGR
- a CDS encoding flagellar protein FlgN, producing MSLNALTTTLDRLHKLHMSLLDLSKRKTNIIKASEMDQLDGLLKDEQRHLAAIQTVENDRQIHSKQYTESNGRSFDEPPTLLQCMETAPQEEKEELSDWHRKLTAVITELKEQNELNQKLVYQSLQFVNMSLSALQPKDERTNYTRPNDENKVPAPSRSLFDSKA
- the flgM gene encoding flagellar biosynthesis anti-sigma factor FlgM; amino-acid sequence: MKINQIGNYNIQAYKQQQNKADQSAKGGSAPSDKVEISSRAKEMQEVSKLEKDRQVKVDALKEQVQSGNYTIQAGSIAKSLKQFYHGE
- a CDS encoding TIGR03826 family flagellar region protein, producing MSEVNNCPRCNALFMKTRFREVCEACHKAEETLFDSVIRFLKKRENRAASIARVVDVTGVEEELLHNWVRKGRIQSRQFPNMGYPCDRCGKIIHSARICEGCQTSLIQDLKQHESDEQWKQTLKESGHTYYTRRKEK
- a CDS encoding ComF family protein, with product MEWNRKPEWNGVLERNVSLFQYNEFMKEVLARYKYRGDYVLAKALASFMQTAIPKADHFVPIPLSPERLYERGFNQSKALLIEAGLPCHDLLTRTHTEKQSKKTRRERMTGAQVFRLSETNLSGKKILLIDDIYTTGTTLRHAAILLKKAGSREVSSFTIARG
- a CDS encoding DEAD/DEAH box helicase, coding for MDEILFDGALVHAHYRHGYVSYGPGVQAGICQRCGNGSRGSFGEFECARCGKSCRYCRNCLMMGRVSECTPLLTWNGPPPRTKEDVFFAWEGTLSPAQQEASTELVTAVKEDRDLLIWAVCGAGKTEVLFEGIHEAIRGGKRVCLATPRTDVILELSPRLKKVFPETDLITLYGGSEERQSFGQIVLTTTHQLFRFKEAFDVMIVDEVDAFPYSFDSSLQFAVEKARKPSSSLIHLTATPDGATQRECRSGRRHHFRIPARFHRHPIPSPRFAWCGNWQKSLEKGKIPPPLKKWMLQRLHTSTPALIFFPSVAIMNKALSLFKAIHPLIESVHAQDPKRKEKVMRMRKFEMPILLTTTILERGVTIPGIDVAVLGAEETIFTESALVQISGRVGRSSDHPGGDIVYFHHGKTGEMIKARAHINEMNREAGKRGLIDAR
- a CDS encoding S66 peptidase family protein, translated to MCLMWKRMGLRWTGSVWLISMTLFFDPSIRGVFCANGGFGSARIAPMLDYERIAKNPKVFWGYSDITYLLNAIQKWSGLTTFHGPMVASDLNVEQRTAETLSSFQALFSGEPQVYDSSHSSLNIISKGTGEGHLVGGNMTLLTNGLGTPYQVDAAGAILLLEDVGEPAFKIDMMLTHLHQAGVFNDVQGVVIGNLQVEPDEYSRIRRVLQDFFVGAPFPVVENFSIGHCQPNYSVPLGVQAKLTTSPPRLLIESGVR